One genomic segment of Streptomyces sp. TLI_146 includes these proteins:
- a CDS encoding CpaF family protein, giving the protein MHARPLHPDPTVAPLPHEHPHQTSGTPKLTGAASIPRQPGAAAAVTVDYRAVRDIGSQVAKQREELLKSQPGMDRASEEQRCLQWIAEAVALWSDAQAMTPPQDEALRRAVYDLLFRAGRLQPYLDDDRVEDILIQGPGEVWLDYGDGERRRVGPVADSEEELLELLRELARSCGHSERTISTASPTLALSLKDGSRLQAITGLGPMTYAVIRRHRISHADLDDLVRMGTIDAVLRTFLGAAVRAGKNLMIAGRQKSGKTTLLRALLKEFDPHCRFATIQSEDELFAHANGFHTQVVSLVGRESNGEKDASGRGAGEVTLLDLMHPALRMSLERIVVGEVRGPEIVAMMQALTNGSGGNLCTIHARRPDGVFDRIAELYALAQGALSEQLAYRQTANGLDFVVFIDMTDETQIGGRRHRYVSHVLEVTGIGESGRPATNEVFSPGREWGELRAVPRMAPACIDDLCRAGFDSALLQQPYGAWAQPLPLMMGAGR; this is encoded by the coding sequence ATGCACGCTAGGCCCCTGCACCCCGACCCCACCGTGGCACCACTGCCCCACGAACACCCACACCAGACCAGCGGCACACCCAAGCTCACCGGCGCCGCCTCGATCCCCCGGCAGCCCGGAGCGGCGGCCGCTGTCACGGTCGACTACCGGGCGGTCCGGGACATCGGGTCCCAGGTGGCCAAGCAGCGCGAGGAACTCCTCAAGTCCCAGCCCGGCATGGACCGGGCCAGCGAGGAACAGCGCTGCCTGCAGTGGATCGCCGAGGCCGTCGCGCTGTGGTCGGACGCCCAGGCGATGACACCCCCGCAGGACGAAGCGCTGCGGCGCGCCGTGTATGACCTGCTCTTCCGCGCGGGGCGGCTGCAGCCGTATCTGGACGATGACCGGGTCGAGGACATCCTCATCCAGGGGCCCGGCGAGGTGTGGCTGGATTACGGCGACGGCGAGCGGCGCCGGGTGGGGCCGGTCGCGGACTCCGAGGAGGAACTGCTGGAGCTGTTGCGGGAGCTGGCCCGCAGCTGCGGGCACAGCGAGCGCACCATCTCCACCGCCAGCCCGACGCTGGCGCTGTCCCTCAAGGACGGCTCGCGTCTGCAGGCTATTACCGGGCTCGGGCCGATGACGTACGCGGTCATCCGCCGCCACCGCATCTCCCACGCGGATCTCGACGACCTGGTGCGCATGGGCACTATCGATGCGGTCCTGCGCACCTTCCTCGGCGCCGCCGTACGGGCCGGGAAAAATTTGATGATCGCGGGGAGGCAGAAGTCCGGGAAGACGACATTGCTGCGGGCTCTGCTCAAGGAGTTCGACCCGCACTGCCGCTTCGCCACCATCCAGAGCGAGGACGAGCTGTTCGCCCACGCCAACGGCTTCCATACGCAGGTGGTGTCCCTGGTGGGCCGCGAGTCCAACGGGGAGAAGGACGCCAGCGGGCGCGGCGCCGGTGAGGTCACGCTGCTGGACTTGATGCATCCCGCTTTGCGGATGTCGCTGGAGCGGATCGTGGTCGGCGAGGTCCGCGGGCCGGAGATCGTCGCGATGATGCAGGCGCTGACGAACGGGTCGGGCGGCAACTTGTGCACCATCCACGCCCGGCGGCCCGACGGGGTCTTCGACCGGATCGCCGAGCTGTACGCGCTCGCCCAGGGCGCTCTCTCGGAGCAGCTCGCCTACCGGCAGACCGCCAACGGGCTGGATTTCGTGGTGTTCATCGACATGACGGACGAGACGCAGATCGGCGGGCGCCGTCACCGCTACGTCTCCCACGTCCTGGAGGTGACCGGGATCGGTGAGAGCGGGCGCCCGGCCACCAATGAGGTCTTCTCCCCCGGCCGCGAGTGGGGCGAGCTGCGGGCTGTGCCGCGGATGGCGCCGGCGTGTATCGACGACCTGTGCCGCGCCGGCTTCGACTCCGCTCTGCTGCAGCAGCCGTACGGAGCCTGGGCACAGCCGTTGCCCCTGATGATGGGGGCGGGCCGATGA